A region of Granulicella aggregans DNA encodes the following proteins:
- a CDS encoding glycoside hydrolase family 5 protein, protein MVETTTSTAAMADPEFDPTFTSIATPIGIYPPAAVPLPALSTQGAYVLTPDSVAVGMHGVNVVGFDTLQSTSAARSTLGLDDVSLAVLQQLWHFNVVRLPVQAQTILQGNGSLNSDDVLNVLTEIVEAAAQAGLYTLLAIEAVPGIPVQLPDAATIQALQKLAGSYSSSTALLYEIFATAESLSSSWVETAPSLIAAIRSQSPAALIFVNSGNGGFDMTQLPLLSPIGEAIFGIVYTINLGGDFPTPDVNLLANLAGRCPVCATQWTSDDGPISAYHADLLGRNGIHWIASNWNADPLLANDVVAHDYSATSWGMLAIRAALYPLRPFLLPFGRTVSKEPEVVAC, encoded by the coding sequence TTGGTAGAGACAACGACAAGCACCGCTGCGATGGCGGATCCCGAGTTCGATCCAACGTTTACCTCCATTGCCACTCCCATCGGAATTTACCCTCCGGCGGCAGTGCCTTTGCCCGCGCTGAGCACCCAGGGGGCGTATGTATTGACGCCGGATTCGGTAGCGGTCGGAATGCACGGCGTCAATGTTGTTGGGTTCGACACGTTGCAATCAACATCCGCTGCACGGTCCACTCTTGGTCTTGATGATGTGAGCCTTGCTGTCCTGCAGCAACTGTGGCATTTCAACGTGGTTCGCTTGCCGGTGCAGGCTCAGACCATTCTCCAGGGGAATGGATCGCTGAATTCGGATGATGTTCTGAACGTCTTGACCGAGATCGTCGAGGCAGCCGCGCAAGCTGGGCTCTACACTTTGCTCGCAATTGAAGCCGTCCCCGGGATCCCTGTGCAGTTGCCCGACGCAGCCACGATTCAGGCACTCCAGAAGCTGGCGGGCAGCTACTCATCCAGTACAGCGCTGCTCTACGAGATTTTTGCAACCGCCGAATCGCTCTCCTCAAGCTGGGTAGAAACTGCGCCCTCCCTGATTGCGGCGATTCGCAGTCAGAGCCCAGCCGCCCTTATCTTCGTGAACAGCGGCAATGGCGGCTTCGATATGACGCAGTTGCCGCTGCTTTCTCCGATCGGCGAGGCTATCTTTGGAATTGTGTACACCATCAACCTGGGGGGCGACTTTCCGACGCCCGATGTGAATCTGCTAGCCAATCTCGCAGGCAGGTGTCCGGTTTGCGCTACACAGTGGACGAGTGATGACGGGCCGATCTCCGCTTACCACGCTGATTTGCTGGGGCGAAACGGGATCCACTGGATCGCCTCAAACTGGAACGCCGATCCCCTGTTAGCGAATGACGTAGTGGCGCATGATTACAGCGCCACAAGCTGGGGAATGCTTGCGATCCGGGCTGCGCTCTATCCTCTTCGGCCATTCCTCTTGCCTTTCGGACGAACGGTCTCGAAAGAGCCAGAGGTTGTTGCCTGTTAA
- a CDS encoding glycosyltransferase family 2 protein — protein sequence MKITVVLIAYSSPACLDSVRKALNPAEPLLECQLFLHSTYPQIAEACAACAPLPGVFYYPHGSNRGVSRSWNDGILAAQSRQSDVVVVANDDVSFSLDDLKKLAAKSLANPDRYIVSCAGYHLGHRKRVASMGYSFFAINPIAFEKLGAFDENIFPAYCEDQDYAYRAHLAGLSEENCADTELVHAGSHSINADPALHRQNLLTQALNVRYYKRKWGGFAGAEVFRKPFNDPRLDLYIAPPQRQHPYGPSHDRNDRHIVRI from the coding sequence TTGAAAATTACGGTCGTCCTGATTGCCTATAGCTCACCGGCTTGTCTAGACAGTGTTCGCAAGGCTCTGAACCCGGCAGAACCTCTCCTTGAATGTCAGCTCTTTCTGCACTCCACCTATCCTCAAATTGCAGAGGCCTGTGCGGCCTGCGCGCCGCTACCGGGAGTGTTTTATTACCCCCATGGTTCAAACCGAGGGGTTAGTCGAAGTTGGAACGACGGAATCCTTGCCGCACAGTCCAGACAATCTGACGTTGTGGTAGTTGCTAACGATGACGTCAGCTTTTCTTTGGATGATCTCAAGAAACTGGCTGCCAAAAGTTTAGCCAATCCTGACCGCTACATTGTCTCTTGTGCCGGCTACCACCTCGGTCATCGAAAGCGAGTCGCCAGTATGGGATATTCCTTCTTTGCTATTAATCCGATCGCCTTCGAAAAGCTTGGGGCTTTCGACGAGAATATCTTTCCCGCGTATTGCGAAGATCAGGACTATGCCTACCGCGCCCATCTGGCCGGCTTATCGGAGGAGAACTGTGCCGACACCGAACTCGTCCATGCCGGGAGCCATAGTATCAACGCAGATCCCGCGTTACATCGCCAGAACCTGCTGACGCAAGCCCTGAATGTGCGTTATTACAAGCGTAAGTGGGGTGGCTTCGCCGGAGCCGAAGTCTTCCGAAAGCCCTTCAACGACCCCAGGCTTGATCTCTATATCGCGCCGCCTCAGCGACAACATCCTTACGGGCCGAGTCACGATAGGAACGATCGGCACATCGTGCGGATATAA
- a CDS encoding S53 family peptidase, whose protein sequence is MAESRVVLSGSARSAISEARVIGPATPDEQLTVTVVLKPRSELLPRDAGRYLTSAEFAEQHGASPASIQAVREFAGEHGLTIVAESAGKRTVELSGTVAQMNAAFSVNLERAELNGKIVRQRTGEIMVPASIANVATAVLGLDNRPTARPHHGLFDPHANPRAGVVALNPVQVAKLYGFPADVDGTGQIISIIELGGGFSQPDLETYFTNLSVKVPTVTAVPVSAQNSPGTDPDSDLEVMLDIEVVGGVAPGATQLVYFGQNSDAGFLNAVLEAIHATPAPAAVSISWGHPESTWTPQSISAFTQAFTDAGAMGIPCFVASGDAGSSDGTPALEVDFPASSPAACGCGGTTLIGSGSSILSEVAWNDDPTHSSGGGVSVLNPKPPYQASAGVPAPPSGAAGGRGVPDVSGHASAWQVFVSGNPIALSGTSAVAPLWAGLSGLLAQKLNSQLGFLNNALYASSAKSAFRDITQGTNDSTGTLGKYSAGAGWDPCTGLGSPNGNVLATVLGAGTPTPAPTPTPNSA, encoded by the coding sequence ATGGCGGAGTCTAGAGTCGTCCTTTCCGGCAGCGCACGGTCTGCCATCAGCGAAGCACGCGTCATAGGACCAGCAACCCCGGACGAGCAGCTTACCGTTACCGTCGTGTTGAAGCCAAGGAGTGAGCTCCTCCCCAGAGATGCGGGACGGTATCTCACTTCAGCAGAGTTCGCAGAGCAGCACGGTGCGAGTCCGGCAAGTATCCAGGCCGTGCGTGAGTTCGCCGGGGAGCATGGTTTGACCATTGTGGCCGAGAGCGCCGGTAAACGGACGGTTGAACTATCCGGAACTGTCGCACAGATGAATGCCGCGTTCAGCGTGAACCTTGAGCGGGCCGAATTAAACGGCAAGATCGTTCGGCAGCGCACAGGAGAGATCATGGTCCCGGCGAGCATCGCCAACGTCGCCACCGCAGTACTTGGGCTGGACAATCGTCCCACTGCGCGACCGCACCATGGCCTCTTCGACCCGCACGCGAACCCGCGCGCGGGTGTGGTCGCCTTGAATCCGGTTCAGGTCGCGAAGTTGTATGGCTTTCCTGCTGACGTCGATGGGACCGGACAGATCATCAGTATCATCGAGCTAGGCGGTGGTTTTTCGCAGCCTGATCTTGAGACTTACTTTACGAATCTGTCGGTGAAGGTTCCCACGGTGACTGCTGTGCCCGTGTCGGCACAGAATTCTCCGGGAACCGATCCGGACTCCGACCTTGAGGTGATGCTCGACATCGAAGTGGTGGGTGGCGTGGCACCAGGGGCGACGCAACTGGTCTACTTCGGGCAGAATAGCGATGCTGGCTTCTTGAACGCAGTTCTCGAAGCAATTCATGCGACGCCGGCGCCGGCAGCGGTTTCGATCAGTTGGGGACATCCTGAGAGCACCTGGACGCCACAGTCGATCTCCGCGTTTACGCAGGCCTTCACAGATGCTGGTGCGATGGGGATACCCTGTTTTGTCGCCTCTGGCGACGCCGGTTCGTCCGACGGCACACCGGCCCTGGAGGTCGACTTCCCTGCCTCTTCGCCTGCGGCATGCGGATGTGGAGGGACCACGCTTATCGGGTCCGGCAGTTCGATCTTGAGCGAAGTCGCCTGGAATGACGATCCGACTCACTCGTCTGGCGGCGGCGTCAGCGTCCTGAATCCGAAGCCGCCCTACCAAGCATCCGCCGGAGTTCCCGCTCCTCCGAGCGGCGCTGCGGGAGGACGCGGCGTGCCCGACGTGAGCGGTCACGCATCTGCCTGGCAGGTGTTTGTATCGGGGAACCCAATTGCTCTCTCCGGCACGAGCGCGGTTGCGCCGCTATGGGCAGGTTTGTCGGGGTTATTGGCGCAGAAGCTAAACAGTCAACTCGGCTTCCTGAACAATGCGCTTTACGCGAGTTCAGCCAAGAGCGCATTTCGCGACATCACGCAGGGGACGAACGATTCCACTGGGACGCTTGGCAAATATTCCGCCGGCGCTGGTTGGGATCCCTGCACGGGATTGGGCAGCCCGAATGGTAACGTGTTGGCTACCGTTCTTGGCGCGGGCACTCCGACACCTGCTCCTACTCCGACACCCAACTCCGCGTAA
- a CDS encoding VWA domain-containing protein yields MKFRNLLLLLAVLIPLPQTGRAQTSTPATVPAQQQQPAPDEGGPQTDDGPVVIKKKKDAPEPPPPAAPAEEKIKNPNGANYNLRVDNPLVSLDVSVQLDKTKQFVPGLKPAQFLVLEDGVEQKVDTVRMTQTPITAVMLLEFAANNWGYIQDMRNASYSFFRSLRPDDYIAVVTFDLKTHILNDFTNNKDVLGQALQSLTIPGFSDTNTFDALYETLDRVSRIEGRKYIILIGSGRDTFSKLTLDKILAKVKATPNVTIFTIGTGAFQNELYGGRGGIGGSIRDMNYLQAQNQLKTFAAMTGGLSFSPIFQGELPDVFAQINDSIRNQYVLTYRPTNTKPDGTYRKVKVLLVDNEGHPLKMVDEKGKSVKYSIIARDGYKAKLPVE; encoded by the coding sequence ATGAAGTTTCGTAACCTCTTACTACTCCTCGCCGTCCTGATTCCGTTGCCCCAGACCGGGCGCGCCCAGACGTCGACTCCAGCTACAGTCCCTGCGCAACAGCAGCAGCCTGCGCCCGACGAGGGCGGCCCGCAAACGGACGATGGGCCCGTTGTCATCAAGAAGAAGAAGGATGCGCCCGAGCCTCCGCCACCGGCAGCCCCGGCCGAGGAGAAGATCAAAAATCCGAACGGCGCGAACTACAACCTGCGCGTCGACAACCCCCTCGTCTCGCTGGACGTTAGCGTTCAGCTGGACAAGACAAAACAGTTTGTTCCTGGCTTGAAGCCGGCTCAGTTTCTCGTTCTCGAAGACGGCGTCGAGCAGAAAGTAGACACCGTCCGCATGACCCAGACTCCGATCACTGCGGTCATGCTGCTGGAGTTCGCAGCCAACAACTGGGGCTACATCCAGGATATGCGAAACGCTTCCTACAGCTTCTTTCGCTCCCTGCGGCCAGACGATTACATCGCGGTAGTCACCTTCGATCTGAAGACCCATATCCTGAACGACTTCACGAACAACAAGGACGTCCTTGGCCAGGCTCTGCAGAGTCTAACCATTCCGGGCTTCAGCGACACCAACACCTTCGACGCTCTCTATGAGACGCTCGATCGAGTGAGCCGCATCGAGGGAAGGAAGTACATCATCCTAATCGGCTCAGGCCGGGACACCTTCTCGAAGCTGACGCTCGACAAGATTCTTGCCAAGGTTAAGGCGACACCGAATGTGACCATCTTCACCATCGGAACCGGAGCGTTCCAAAATGAGTTGTACGGTGGCCGGGGCGGTATAGGTGGATCCATACGCGACATGAACTATCTGCAGGCCCAGAACCAGCTGAAGACCTTCGCCGCGATGACAGGCGGGCTAAGCTTCAGCCCTATCTTTCAGGGCGAGCTTCCGGATGTATTTGCCCAGATCAACGACTCGATCCGCAATCAATACGTTTTGACCTACAGGCCAACGAACACGAAGCCGGACGGTACCTATCGCAAGGTCAAGGTATTGCTAGTGGACAATGAAGGGCATCCGTTGAAGATGGTCGATGAGAAGGGCAAGTCGGTGAAGTACTCGATTATTGCGCGCGATGGTTATAAAGCGAAGTTGCCAGTGGAGTGA
- a CDS encoding SpoIVB peptidase S55 domain-containing protein, with protein sequence MSHTPGHGRPWLRLLISWTFLVPGWVTCTLAQSANPCSSASVPLSPPATTVVFPLLEVHRGLCGVAYTVFEGVNPEPMQVEILGLLKNSRGPGQDMILARLHGLKPEYTGVVAGMSGSPVYVDGKLLGALSFRIGQFSKEPIAGITPIEEMFAVRDGATVDSAETLKSAASAAPDGASVTPIETPLVFSGFSQETIDRFGDRFRALGLTPVMGLGAAASDLHQPEPIVPGSAISAILVRGDLSMAGTCTVSYVDKSSLLACGHPITQFGHISFPMTKATVLATLPSPLNAFKIIATTETAGQFTEDRNAAILGRFGESARMIPVEIDITGDPGAPGAAAPKKNVHFEVADNKDLTPSLMLVSIFQSLQQNNLASAEASYRMTGEMTVDGQRPVKLDAVMVPNELNPAAINAALYVNERFSRIYGNSTEKPVISGLKLTLSSVGPTHSATLDSVRLSQTEVRPGDAIDVEATLRPVRSAPVILRLSVKIPSGTPPGDLRLVVGDGATADRISLSGGTQGQNISLPDAVSQLNRAHTNHRMYVTLLTHDVQTSLEGGTMRMVPLSLANVYESQRSEQKIQQTGESSEELGSVEGGFALSGSQVLVIKVK encoded by the coding sequence ATGAGCCATACCCCGGGACACGGACGGCCGTGGCTCCGCCTGCTGATCTCTTGGACGTTCCTGGTGCCTGGTTGGGTAACTTGCACTTTGGCGCAGTCGGCAAATCCTTGCAGCTCCGCGTCCGTGCCGCTTTCCCCTCCGGCGACCACCGTAGTCTTCCCTCTCTTGGAGGTCCATCGTGGCCTCTGCGGCGTCGCGTATACGGTCTTTGAGGGCGTCAACCCGGAGCCGATGCAGGTTGAGATCCTCGGGCTTCTCAAGAACTCACGCGGGCCCGGCCAGGACATGATCCTTGCGCGGCTTCACGGCTTGAAGCCTGAGTACACGGGGGTGGTCGCCGGGATGAGCGGCAGCCCTGTGTACGTTGACGGCAAGTTACTGGGAGCGTTGAGCTTCCGTATCGGTCAGTTCAGCAAAGAGCCGATCGCCGGCATCACTCCCATTGAGGAGATGTTCGCGGTTCGCGATGGAGCAACGGTCGATTCTGCGGAAACGCTCAAGTCCGCCGCTTCGGCAGCTCCCGACGGAGCCTCTGTGACTCCCATCGAGACGCCGCTGGTCTTCAGCGGATTCTCCCAGGAGACCATCGACCGCTTCGGCGACAGGTTCCGCGCCCTGGGGCTGACGCCGGTGATGGGGCTTGGCGCCGCTGCAAGCGACCTCCATCAGCCCGAACCGATCGTCCCGGGATCAGCGATCAGCGCCATCCTGGTTCGCGGAGATCTCTCCATGGCCGGAACCTGCACCGTCTCTTACGTCGACAAGTCGAGCTTGCTCGCCTGCGGGCATCCCATCACGCAGTTTGGCCATATCTCGTTCCCTATGACGAAGGCCACTGTGCTCGCCACGTTGCCGTCGCCGCTGAACGCCTTCAAGATCATCGCCACCACGGAGACGGCAGGCCAGTTCACCGAAGACAGGAACGCTGCCATCCTCGGGCGTTTCGGTGAGAGCGCGAGAATGATCCCGGTAGAGATCGACATCACCGGCGACCCTGGCGCGCCAGGTGCCGCTGCTCCGAAAAAAAACGTTCACTTCGAGGTTGCCGACAACAAAGATTTGACTCCTTCGTTGATGCTTGTCTCGATCTTTCAGAGCCTGCAGCAGAATAATCTTGCCTCGGCCGAAGCCAGCTATCGGATGACCGGAGAGATGACGGTAGACGGCCAACGTCCAGTAAAACTCGACGCAGTGATGGTTCCAAACGAGTTGAACCCTGCGGCGATCAACGCCGCCCTGTACGTGAATGAGCGCTTCTCCCGCATTTACGGGAATTCGACGGAGAAGCCGGTGATCTCCGGCCTGAAGTTAACTCTCTCTTCGGTTGGGCCGACTCATTCCGCGACTTTAGACAGTGTTCGCCTGAGCCAGACTGAGGTTCGCCCCGGAGATGCCATCGACGTCGAAGCTACCCTGCGTCCCGTGCGTTCCGCACCCGTGATCCTGCGACTCTCTGTCAAGATTCCTTCAGGAACCCCGCCGGGCGACTTGCGTCTGGTAGTAGGCGATGGCGCGACAGCCGACCGCATTAGTCTTTCCGGGGGCACTCAAGGCCAAAACATCTCACTCCCCGACGCCGTCAGCCAGCTAAATCGAGCGCATACGAACCACCGGATGTATGTCACTCTTTTGACACATGACGTTCAGACCTCGCTTGAGGGTGGGACGATGCGAATGGTGCCACTCTCCCTGGCGAATGTCTACGAGTCGCAGAGATCCGAGCAAAAGATCCAGCAGACAGGGGAAAGCTCGGAAGAGCTTGGGTCAGTGGAGGGCGGATTCGCGCTTAGCGGTTCACAGGTTCTTGTAATCAAGGTAAAGTGA
- a CDS encoding NAD(P)-dependent alcohol dehydrogenase — MKQIHGLAVHAAGAQLLAYKYGVEEIAPNDVEVKISHCGVCHSDVHLIDNDWGISKFPFIPGHEIVGVVTEVGSSVRDVKVGERVGIGWQADSCGICEWCRQGDEHLCAQSQPTCVGRNGGYADSIRVNSRFAIPVPEGLESENVAPLLCAGITVYAPIRNHNVRPSSRVGVVGIGGLGHIGLQFARAFGAEVTAFSTSKDKEAEAKSLGAHHFVSTRDTGALKKVAGSFDFILSTVSADQDWPAYIAALRPKGTLCVVGVPPHPIQLPAFGLIAGQKAVSGSPTGSPRDLHEMLDVAARHGVKAITESFPMAKANEAVAKVKKNQVRYRAVLGN, encoded by the coding sequence ATGAAACAGATCCATGGTCTGGCCGTGCACGCGGCCGGGGCCCAGTTGCTGGCCTATAAATACGGCGTTGAAGAGATCGCGCCAAACGATGTCGAGGTCAAGATATCTCACTGTGGCGTGTGCCACAGCGACGTTCATCTGATCGACAACGACTGGGGCATTAGTAAGTTTCCCTTTATCCCTGGTCACGAGATTGTTGGTGTCGTTACCGAAGTGGGCAGCTCCGTCCGCGATGTCAAGGTTGGGGAACGCGTCGGGATCGGCTGGCAGGCGGATAGCTGCGGCATCTGCGAGTGGTGCCGCCAGGGCGATGAGCATCTCTGCGCCCAATCACAGCCCACATGCGTTGGTCGTAATGGCGGGTATGCGGACAGCATTCGCGTCAACTCACGGTTTGCCATTCCTGTACCTGAAGGTTTGGAGAGCGAGAACGTAGCTCCCCTGCTCTGCGCCGGAATCACCGTCTACGCACCGATCCGTAACCACAACGTTCGGCCTTCCTCGCGCGTTGGAGTGGTTGGTATCGGTGGCCTTGGGCATATCGGGTTGCAGTTTGCCCGGGCTTTTGGCGCGGAGGTTACAGCGTTCTCCACCTCGAAGGATAAGGAAGCCGAAGCGAAGTCTCTCGGGGCTCACCATTTCGTCAGCACGCGCGACACCGGAGCTCTGAAGAAGGTAGCTGGATCGTTCGACTTTATTCTTTCGACGGTGAGCGCCGACCAGGATTGGCCAGCTTACATCGCGGCACTTCGTCCCAAGGGAACCCTCTGCGTCGTCGGTGTTCCTCCGCATCCTATTCAACTCCCAGCCTTCGGCCTGATCGCCGGACAGAAGGCCGTCTCAGGCAGCCCTACCGGAAGCCCGCGGGACCTGCACGAGATGCTCGACGTGGCAGCGCGGCATGGCGTCAAGGCCATCACGGAAAGCTTTCCCATGGCGAAAGCGAATGAAGCTGTCGCGAAGGTCAAAAAGAATCAGGTCCGCTACCGCGCGGTACTGGGAAACTAG
- a CDS encoding FtsX-like permease family protein has translation MRFELFIASRYLRAKRRQAVVGVITAISVIGVAAGVASLIIALAITNGMRRDLQERLVGSTAHVMLMKVAGDGIRDWQPLLSRLRTTPHVTAAAPGLWEQVLISRGARSSGALIKGIVPANERTVSDLLKGMVSGSANALEPAAPCDGVLDTGNDCSQTPAIPPIVIGKDMADTLGVQVGETVQVISPQGEMTPFGLVPRYQRYTLVGIFKSGFYQYDSAYAFTRLADAQRLFSEPDLISVISFKVDNLYAADKIGRTIEQAAGPGFQTTNWMEQNIELFRALRLEQYVSFIVLTLIVFVAALNILIALTMMVMEKTRDIAVLMSFGVRPEQVRRIFLFQGLLISVIGTVLGLIVGYGMSWLGGHYRFIHLDASVYSIEYLPFAPTLIDGLIVTAVSLGVSLIATLYPSGSAASVLPAEALRYE, from the coding sequence ATGCGATTTGAACTCTTCATTGCCAGCCGCTACCTCCGCGCGAAGCGCCGCCAGGCGGTCGTCGGTGTCATCACGGCCATCTCGGTCATCGGCGTTGCTGCCGGAGTGGCGTCGCTCATCATCGCGCTCGCCATTACCAACGGCATGCGACGCGACCTGCAGGAGAGGCTTGTTGGCTCCACGGCGCACGTGATGCTCATGAAGGTCGCCGGAGATGGCATCCGCGACTGGCAGCCGTTGCTTTCTCGGCTGCGCACAACTCCCCATGTCACCGCCGCAGCTCCCGGCCTCTGGGAGCAAGTCCTCATCTCGCGTGGTGCCCGCAGTAGCGGAGCCCTCATCAAGGGCATCGTCCCGGCGAACGAACGCACCGTAAGCGATCTTCTGAAGGGCATGGTCTCCGGCTCGGCGAACGCGCTCGAGCCCGCGGCCCCTTGCGATGGTGTTCTTGATACCGGCAACGATTGCAGCCAAACTCCAGCGATCCCGCCGATCGTCATCGGGAAAGATATGGCCGATACCCTCGGCGTCCAGGTCGGCGAGACCGTCCAAGTCATCAGCCCGCAAGGCGAGATGACACCCTTTGGCCTCGTCCCACGCTATCAGCGGTACACCCTTGTAGGCATCTTCAAATCAGGTTTCTACCAGTATGACTCCGCCTACGCCTTCACCCGCCTCGCCGATGCGCAGCGCCTTTTCTCCGAGCCTGATCTGATCTCCGTCATCAGCTTCAAGGTCGACAATCTGTACGCCGCCGACAAGATCGGCCGCACCATCGAGCAGGCCGCCGGCCCCGGCTTCCAGACGACTAACTGGATGGAGCAGAACATCGAACTCTTCCGAGCCCTAAGGCTCGAACAGTACGTCTCCTTCATCGTCCTCACGCTGATAGTCTTCGTCGCCGCATTGAACATTCTGATCGCCCTGACCATGATGGTCATGGAGAAGACCCGCGACATCGCCGTCCTCATGAGCTTCGGCGTTCGCCCGGAGCAGGTCCGCCGCATCTTCCTCTTCCAGGGCCTGCTGATCTCGGTCATCGGCACGGTCCTCGGCCTGATCGTCGGCTACGGGATGAGCTGGCTCGGCGGACACTATCGTTTCATCCACCTCGACGCCTCGGTCTACTCGATCGAGTACCTGCCGTTTGCGCCAA